A single Strix aluco isolate bStrAlu1 chromosome 20, bStrAlu1.hap1, whole genome shotgun sequence DNA region contains:
- the SLC2A8 gene encoding solute carrier family 2, facilitated glucose transporter member 8 isoform X3, giving the protein MAAEESRYLLGGPAPGSNRRVRNEKLYLATFAAVLGPLSFGFVLGYSSPVIPELRKISDPELRLDSNQASWFGSVVTLGAAAGGILGGYLVDKVGRKLSLMLCSVPYVFGYIVIISAQNVWMLYFGRMLTGLASGITSLVVPVYISEVSHPKVRGMLGSCVQLMVVTGILGAYVAGLTLKWRWLAVLCSFPSCIMLFFMSFMPETPRFLLNQNKRSEAIAALRFLRGPHADHEWECTQIEASVQEEGLNLSEFKNPSIYRPLLIGVSLMFFQQVTGINAVMFYAETIFEDANFKDSRMASVVVGSIQVCFTAVAALIIDKTGRKVLLYISGIIMALSTALFGLYFKMVLPNQTNSSNPDVWFALNSASPGTESSISWLAVVSLGLFVAGFALGWGPVPWLVISEIFPLKARGISSGACVLTNWVMAFLVTKEFNDLVGFLTSYGTFWLFSAFCCLNVTFTAFYVPETKGQTLEQIEAYFRRS; this is encoded by the exons ATGGCGGCAGAGGAGTCTCGCTACCTGCTGGGCGGCCCCGCGCCGGGCTCCAACCGCAG AGTGCGGAACGAGAAGTTGTACCTGGCCACGTTCGCCGCTGTCCTGGGGCCGCTGAGCTTTGGCTTCGTACTAGGCTATAGCTCACCTGTTATTCCGGAGCTGAGGAAGATCAGCGATCCTGAATTAAGATTGGACAGCAATCAAGCCTCGTGGTTTGGG TCAGTAGTAACATTAGGAGCTGCTGCCGGAGGAATACTAGGAGGCTACCTTGTGGATAAAGTTGGGAGAAAGCTGAGTCTAATGCTGTGTTCAGTACCATATGTTTTTGGATATATAGTTATTATATCTGCTCAGAACGTTTGGATGCTTTATTTTGGACGAATGCTGACAGGCTTAGCCAGTGGAATTACTTCACTTGTTGTTCCG GTGTATATATCTGAAGTATCTCATCCTAAAGTCCGTGGTATGCTTGGCTCTTGCGTTCAGTTGATGGTGGTGACTGGCATACTGGGAGCCTACGTTGCAG GATTAACACTAAAATGGCGCTGGCTGGCAGTGTTGTGTTCTTTTCCATCCTGCATCATGCTATTTTTCATGTCCTTCATGCCTGAAACACCGAGATTTCTGCTGAATCAGAACAAACGCTCAGAAGCCATAGCTGCTTTGCGCTTTCTGCGGGGACCACATGCGGACCATGAATGGGAATGTACGCAGATTGAAGCTAGTGTTCAGGAAGAG GGACTGAATCTCTCTGAATTTAAGAACCCCTCAATCTACAGGCCACTTCTTATTGGTGTGTCTTTAATGTTCTTCCAGCAAGTAACAGGCATTAATGCAGTTATGTTTTATGCAGAAACTATCTTTGAAGATGCAAACTTCAAG GACAGCAGAATGGCTTCTGTTGTTGTGGGTTCCATACAAGTATGTTTCACTGCTGTGGCTGCACTTATCATAGATAAAACTGGACGAAAAGTGCTGCTTTACATATCTG GGATAATCATGGCTCTCAGTACGGCATTGTTTGGGCTTTACTTTAAAATGGTCCTTCCAAATCAAACCAACTCATCAAATCCTGATGTGTGGTTCGCTCTAAATTCAGCATCCCCAGGAACAGAAAGCAGCATATCCTGGCTTGCAGTAGTGAGCCTAGGGCTCTTTGTTGCTG GTTTTGCCCTTGGCTGGGGTCCTGTTCCATGGCTGGTGATATCTGAAATCTTCCCACTTAAAGCTAGAGGCATATCGAGTGGTGCTTGTGTGTTAACAAACTGGGTTATGGCCTTCTTGGTAACCAAAGAATTTAATGATTTAGTA GGTTTCTTAACATCCTATGGCACGTTCTGGCTCttctctgccttctgctgcctCAATGTAACTTTTACAGCCTTTTATGTTCCTGAAACAAAAGGACAGACCCTGGAACAAATTGAGGCCTACTTCAGAAGATCTTAA
- the SLC2A8 gene encoding solute carrier family 2, facilitated glucose transporter member 8 isoform X4: MAAEESRYLLGGPAPGSNRRVRNEKLYLATFAAVLGPLSFGFVLGYSSPVIPELRKISDPELRLDSNQASWFGSVVTLGAAAGGILGGYLVDKVGRKLSLMLCSVPYVFGYIVIISAQNVWMLYFGRMLTGLASGITSLVVPVYISEVSHPKVRGMLGSCVQLMVVTGILGAYVAGLTLKWRWLAVLCSFPSCIMLFFMSFMPETPRFLLNQNKRSEAIAALRFLRGPHADHEWECTQIEASVQEEGLNLSEFKNPSIYRPLLIGVSLMFFQQVTGINAVMFYAETIFEDANFKDSRMASVVVGSIQVCFTAVAALIIDKTGRKVLLYISGIIMALSTALFGLYFKMVLPNQTNSSNPDVWFALNSASPGTESSISWLAVVSLGLFVAGFALGWGPVPWLVISEIFPLKARGISSGACVLTNWVMAFLGFLTSYGTFWLFSAFCCLNVTFTAFYVPETKGQTLEQIEAYFRRS; the protein is encoded by the exons ATGGCGGCAGAGGAGTCTCGCTACCTGCTGGGCGGCCCCGCGCCGGGCTCCAACCGCAG AGTGCGGAACGAGAAGTTGTACCTGGCCACGTTCGCCGCTGTCCTGGGGCCGCTGAGCTTTGGCTTCGTACTAGGCTATAGCTCACCTGTTATTCCGGAGCTGAGGAAGATCAGCGATCCTGAATTAAGATTGGACAGCAATCAAGCCTCGTGGTTTGGG TCAGTAGTAACATTAGGAGCTGCTGCCGGAGGAATACTAGGAGGCTACCTTGTGGATAAAGTTGGGAGAAAGCTGAGTCTAATGCTGTGTTCAGTACCATATGTTTTTGGATATATAGTTATTATATCTGCTCAGAACGTTTGGATGCTTTATTTTGGACGAATGCTGACAGGCTTAGCCAGTGGAATTACTTCACTTGTTGTTCCG GTGTATATATCTGAAGTATCTCATCCTAAAGTCCGTGGTATGCTTGGCTCTTGCGTTCAGTTGATGGTGGTGACTGGCATACTGGGAGCCTACGTTGCAG GATTAACACTAAAATGGCGCTGGCTGGCAGTGTTGTGTTCTTTTCCATCCTGCATCATGCTATTTTTCATGTCCTTCATGCCTGAAACACCGAGATTTCTGCTGAATCAGAACAAACGCTCAGAAGCCATAGCTGCTTTGCGCTTTCTGCGGGGACCACATGCGGACCATGAATGGGAATGTACGCAGATTGAAGCTAGTGTTCAGGAAGAG GGACTGAATCTCTCTGAATTTAAGAACCCCTCAATCTACAGGCCACTTCTTATTGGTGTGTCTTTAATGTTCTTCCAGCAAGTAACAGGCATTAATGCAGTTATGTTTTATGCAGAAACTATCTTTGAAGATGCAAACTTCAAG GACAGCAGAATGGCTTCTGTTGTTGTGGGTTCCATACAAGTATGTTTCACTGCTGTGGCTGCACTTATCATAGATAAAACTGGACGAAAAGTGCTGCTTTACATATCTG GGATAATCATGGCTCTCAGTACGGCATTGTTTGGGCTTTACTTTAAAATGGTCCTTCCAAATCAAACCAACTCATCAAATCCTGATGTGTGGTTCGCTCTAAATTCAGCATCCCCAGGAACAGAAAGCAGCATATCCTGGCTTGCAGTAGTGAGCCTAGGGCTCTTTGTTGCTG GTTTTGCCCTTGGCTGGGGTCCTGTTCCATGGCTGGTGATATCTGAAATCTTCCCACTTAAAGCTAGAGGCATATCGAGTGGTGCTTGTGTGTTAACAAACTGGGTTATGGCCTTCTTG GGTTTCTTAACATCCTATGGCACGTTCTGGCTCttctctgccttctgctgcctCAATGTAACTTTTACAGCCTTTTATGTTCCTGAAACAAAAGGACAGACCCTGGAACAAATTGAGGCCTACTTCAGAAGATCTTAA
- the SLC2A8 gene encoding solute carrier family 2, facilitated glucose transporter member 8 isoform X6, translated as MAAEESRYLLGGPAPGSNRRVRNEKLYLATFAAVLGPLSFGFVLGYSSPVIPELRKISDPELRLDSNQASWFGSVVTLGAAAGGILGGYLVDKVGRKLSLMLCSVPYVFGYIVIISAQNVWMLYFGRMLTGLASGITSLVVPVYISEVSHPKVRGMLGSCVQLMVVTGILGAYVAGLTLKWRWLAVLCSFPSCIMLFFMSFMPETPRFLLNQNKRSEAIAALRFLRGPHADHEWECTQIEASVQEEGLNLSEFKNPSIYRPLLIGVSLMFFQQVTGINAVMFYAETIFEDANFKDSRMASVVVGSIQVCFTAVAALIIDKTGRKVLLYISGFALGWGPVPWLVISEIFPLKARGISSGACVLTNWVMAFLVTKEFNDLVGFLTSYGTFWLFSAFCCLNVTFTAFYVPETKGQTLEQIEAYFRRS; from the exons ATGGCGGCAGAGGAGTCTCGCTACCTGCTGGGCGGCCCCGCGCCGGGCTCCAACCGCAG AGTGCGGAACGAGAAGTTGTACCTGGCCACGTTCGCCGCTGTCCTGGGGCCGCTGAGCTTTGGCTTCGTACTAGGCTATAGCTCACCTGTTATTCCGGAGCTGAGGAAGATCAGCGATCCTGAATTAAGATTGGACAGCAATCAAGCCTCGTGGTTTGGG TCAGTAGTAACATTAGGAGCTGCTGCCGGAGGAATACTAGGAGGCTACCTTGTGGATAAAGTTGGGAGAAAGCTGAGTCTAATGCTGTGTTCAGTACCATATGTTTTTGGATATATAGTTATTATATCTGCTCAGAACGTTTGGATGCTTTATTTTGGACGAATGCTGACAGGCTTAGCCAGTGGAATTACTTCACTTGTTGTTCCG GTGTATATATCTGAAGTATCTCATCCTAAAGTCCGTGGTATGCTTGGCTCTTGCGTTCAGTTGATGGTGGTGACTGGCATACTGGGAGCCTACGTTGCAG GATTAACACTAAAATGGCGCTGGCTGGCAGTGTTGTGTTCTTTTCCATCCTGCATCATGCTATTTTTCATGTCCTTCATGCCTGAAACACCGAGATTTCTGCTGAATCAGAACAAACGCTCAGAAGCCATAGCTGCTTTGCGCTTTCTGCGGGGACCACATGCGGACCATGAATGGGAATGTACGCAGATTGAAGCTAGTGTTCAGGAAGAG GGACTGAATCTCTCTGAATTTAAGAACCCCTCAATCTACAGGCCACTTCTTATTGGTGTGTCTTTAATGTTCTTCCAGCAAGTAACAGGCATTAATGCAGTTATGTTTTATGCAGAAACTATCTTTGAAGATGCAAACTTCAAG GACAGCAGAATGGCTTCTGTTGTTGTGGGTTCCATACAAGTATGTTTCACTGCTGTGGCTGCACTTATCATAGATAAAACTGGACGAAAAGTGCTGCTTTACATATCTG GTTTTGCCCTTGGCTGGGGTCCTGTTCCATGGCTGGTGATATCTGAAATCTTCCCACTTAAAGCTAGAGGCATATCGAGTGGTGCTTGTGTGTTAACAAACTGGGTTATGGCCTTCTTGGTAACCAAAGAATTTAATGATTTAGTA GGTTTCTTAACATCCTATGGCACGTTCTGGCTCttctctgccttctgctgcctCAATGTAACTTTTACAGCCTTTTATGTTCCTGAAACAAAAGGACAGACCCTGGAACAAATTGAGGCCTACTTCAGAAGATCTTAA
- the SLC2A8 gene encoding solute carrier family 2, facilitated glucose transporter member 8 isoform X2, with amino-acid sequence MAAEESRYLLGGPAPGSNRRVRNEKLYLATFAAVLGPLSFGFVLGYSSPVIPELRKISDPELRLDSNQASWFGSVVTLGAAAGGILGGYLVDKVGRKLSLMLCSVPYVFGYIVIISAQNVWMLYFGRMLTGLASGITSLVVPVYISEVSHPKVRGMLGSCVQLMVVTGILGAYVAGLTLKWRWLAVLCSFPSCIMLFFMSFMPETPRFLLNQNKRSEAIAALRFLRGPHADHEWECTQIEASVQEEGLNLSEFKNPSIYRPLLIGVSLMFFQQVTGINAVMFYAETIFEDANFKDSRMASVVVGSIQVCFTAVAALIIDKTGRKVLLYISGFALGWGPVPWLVISEIFPLKARGISSGACVLTNWVMAFLVTKEFNDLVVSIVNYNLKFLFIGQFIKYAPERALSQSSLAIQNCSCTVVSCNNAVFVVITWFLLFPLSQGFLTSYGTFWLFSAFCCLNVTFTAFYVPETKGQTLEQIEAYFRRS; translated from the exons ATGGCGGCAGAGGAGTCTCGCTACCTGCTGGGCGGCCCCGCGCCGGGCTCCAACCGCAG AGTGCGGAACGAGAAGTTGTACCTGGCCACGTTCGCCGCTGTCCTGGGGCCGCTGAGCTTTGGCTTCGTACTAGGCTATAGCTCACCTGTTATTCCGGAGCTGAGGAAGATCAGCGATCCTGAATTAAGATTGGACAGCAATCAAGCCTCGTGGTTTGGG TCAGTAGTAACATTAGGAGCTGCTGCCGGAGGAATACTAGGAGGCTACCTTGTGGATAAAGTTGGGAGAAAGCTGAGTCTAATGCTGTGTTCAGTACCATATGTTTTTGGATATATAGTTATTATATCTGCTCAGAACGTTTGGATGCTTTATTTTGGACGAATGCTGACAGGCTTAGCCAGTGGAATTACTTCACTTGTTGTTCCG GTGTATATATCTGAAGTATCTCATCCTAAAGTCCGTGGTATGCTTGGCTCTTGCGTTCAGTTGATGGTGGTGACTGGCATACTGGGAGCCTACGTTGCAG GATTAACACTAAAATGGCGCTGGCTGGCAGTGTTGTGTTCTTTTCCATCCTGCATCATGCTATTTTTCATGTCCTTCATGCCTGAAACACCGAGATTTCTGCTGAATCAGAACAAACGCTCAGAAGCCATAGCTGCTTTGCGCTTTCTGCGGGGACCACATGCGGACCATGAATGGGAATGTACGCAGATTGAAGCTAGTGTTCAGGAAGAG GGACTGAATCTCTCTGAATTTAAGAACCCCTCAATCTACAGGCCACTTCTTATTGGTGTGTCTTTAATGTTCTTCCAGCAAGTAACAGGCATTAATGCAGTTATGTTTTATGCAGAAACTATCTTTGAAGATGCAAACTTCAAG GACAGCAGAATGGCTTCTGTTGTTGTGGGTTCCATACAAGTATGTTTCACTGCTGTGGCTGCACTTATCATAGATAAAACTGGACGAAAAGTGCTGCTTTACATATCTG GTTTTGCCCTTGGCTGGGGTCCTGTTCCATGGCTGGTGATATCTGAAATCTTCCCACTTAAAGCTAGAGGCATATCGAGTGGTGCTTGTGTGTTAACAAACTGGGTTATGGCCTTCTTGGTAACCAAAGAATTTAATGATTTAGTAGTAAGCATCGTAAATTACAATCTGAAGTTTCTTTTCATAGGGCAATTTATTAAGTATGCTCCTGAGAGAGCCTTGAGCCAGTCTTCTCTGGCAATACAGAACTGTAGTTGTACAGTAGTGAGCTGTAATAATGCGGTTTTTGTTGTAATAAcgtggtttttgttgtttcccCTCTCTCAGGGTTTCTTAACATCCTATGGCACGTTCTGGCTCttctctgccttctgctgcctCAATGTAACTTTTACAGCCTTTTATGTTCCTGAAACAAAAGGACAGACCCTGGAACAAATTGAGGCCTACTTCAGAAGATCTTAA
- the SLC2A8 gene encoding solute carrier family 2, facilitated glucose transporter member 8 isoform X1, which translates to MAAEESRYLLGGPAPGSNRRVRNEKLYLATFAAVLGPLSFGFVLGYSSPVIPELRKISDPELRLDSNQASWFGSVVTLGAAAGGILGGYLVDKVGRKLSLMLCSVPYVFGYIVIISAQNVWMLYFGRMLTGLASGITSLVVPVYISEVSHPKVRGMLGSCVQLMVVTGILGAYVAGLTLKWRWLAVLCSFPSCIMLFFMSFMPETPRFLLNQNKRSEAIAALRFLRGPHADHEWECTQIEASVQEEGLNLSEFKNPSIYRPLLIGVSLMFFQQVTGINAVMFYAETIFEDANFKDSRMASVVVGSIQVCFTAVAALIIDKTGRKVLLYISGIIMALSTALFGLYFKMVLPNQTNSSNPDVWFALNSASPGTESSISWLAVVSLGLFVAGFALGWGPVPWLVISEIFPLKARGISSGACVLTNWVMAFLVTKEFNDLVVSIVNYNLKFLFIGQFIKYAPERALSQSSLAIQNCSCTVVSCNNAVFVVITWFLLFPLSQGFLTSYGTFWLFSAFCCLNVTFTAFYVPETKGQTLEQIEAYFRRS; encoded by the exons ATGGCGGCAGAGGAGTCTCGCTACCTGCTGGGCGGCCCCGCGCCGGGCTCCAACCGCAG AGTGCGGAACGAGAAGTTGTACCTGGCCACGTTCGCCGCTGTCCTGGGGCCGCTGAGCTTTGGCTTCGTACTAGGCTATAGCTCACCTGTTATTCCGGAGCTGAGGAAGATCAGCGATCCTGAATTAAGATTGGACAGCAATCAAGCCTCGTGGTTTGGG TCAGTAGTAACATTAGGAGCTGCTGCCGGAGGAATACTAGGAGGCTACCTTGTGGATAAAGTTGGGAGAAAGCTGAGTCTAATGCTGTGTTCAGTACCATATGTTTTTGGATATATAGTTATTATATCTGCTCAGAACGTTTGGATGCTTTATTTTGGACGAATGCTGACAGGCTTAGCCAGTGGAATTACTTCACTTGTTGTTCCG GTGTATATATCTGAAGTATCTCATCCTAAAGTCCGTGGTATGCTTGGCTCTTGCGTTCAGTTGATGGTGGTGACTGGCATACTGGGAGCCTACGTTGCAG GATTAACACTAAAATGGCGCTGGCTGGCAGTGTTGTGTTCTTTTCCATCCTGCATCATGCTATTTTTCATGTCCTTCATGCCTGAAACACCGAGATTTCTGCTGAATCAGAACAAACGCTCAGAAGCCATAGCTGCTTTGCGCTTTCTGCGGGGACCACATGCGGACCATGAATGGGAATGTACGCAGATTGAAGCTAGTGTTCAGGAAGAG GGACTGAATCTCTCTGAATTTAAGAACCCCTCAATCTACAGGCCACTTCTTATTGGTGTGTCTTTAATGTTCTTCCAGCAAGTAACAGGCATTAATGCAGTTATGTTTTATGCAGAAACTATCTTTGAAGATGCAAACTTCAAG GACAGCAGAATGGCTTCTGTTGTTGTGGGTTCCATACAAGTATGTTTCACTGCTGTGGCTGCACTTATCATAGATAAAACTGGACGAAAAGTGCTGCTTTACATATCTG GGATAATCATGGCTCTCAGTACGGCATTGTTTGGGCTTTACTTTAAAATGGTCCTTCCAAATCAAACCAACTCATCAAATCCTGATGTGTGGTTCGCTCTAAATTCAGCATCCCCAGGAACAGAAAGCAGCATATCCTGGCTTGCAGTAGTGAGCCTAGGGCTCTTTGTTGCTG GTTTTGCCCTTGGCTGGGGTCCTGTTCCATGGCTGGTGATATCTGAAATCTTCCCACTTAAAGCTAGAGGCATATCGAGTGGTGCTTGTGTGTTAACAAACTGGGTTATGGCCTTCTTGGTAACCAAAGAATTTAATGATTTAGTAGTAAGCATCGTAAATTACAATCTGAAGTTTCTTTTCATAGGGCAATTTATTAAGTATGCTCCTGAGAGAGCCTTGAGCCAGTCTTCTCTGGCAATACAGAACTGTAGTTGTACAGTAGTGAGCTGTAATAATGCGGTTTTTGTTGTAATAAcgtggtttttgttgtttcccCTCTCTCAGGGTTTCTTAACATCCTATGGCACGTTCTGGCTCttctctgccttctgctgcctCAATGTAACTTTTACAGCCTTTTATGTTCCTGAAACAAAAGGACAGACCCTGGAACAAATTGAGGCCTACTTCAGAAGATCTTAA
- the SLC2A8 gene encoding solute carrier family 2, facilitated glucose transporter member 8 isoform X5, with amino-acid sequence MLCSVPYVFGYIVIISAQNVWMLYFGRMLTGLASGITSLVVPVYISEVSHPKVRGMLGSCVQLMVVTGILGAYVAGLTLKWRWLAVLCSFPSCIMLFFMSFMPETPRFLLNQNKRSEAIAALRFLRGPHADHEWECTQIEASVQEEGLNLSEFKNPSIYRPLLIGVSLMFFQQVTGINAVMFYAETIFEDANFKDSRMASVVVGSIQVCFTAVAALIIDKTGRKVLLYISGIIMALSTALFGLYFKMVLPNQTNSSNPDVWFALNSASPGTESSISWLAVVSLGLFVAGFALGWGPVPWLVISEIFPLKARGISSGACVLTNWVMAFLVTKEFNDLVVSIVNYNLKFLFIGQFIKYAPERALSQSSLAIQNCSCTVVSCNNAVFVVITWFLLFPLSQGFLTSYGTFWLFSAFCCLNVTFTAFYVPETKGQTLEQIEAYFRRS; translated from the exons ATGCTGTGTTCAGTACCATATGTTTTTGGATATATAGTTATTATATCTGCTCAGAACGTTTGGATGCTTTATTTTGGACGAATGCTGACAGGCTTAGCCAGTGGAATTACTTCACTTGTTGTTCCG GTGTATATATCTGAAGTATCTCATCCTAAAGTCCGTGGTATGCTTGGCTCTTGCGTTCAGTTGATGGTGGTGACTGGCATACTGGGAGCCTACGTTGCAG GATTAACACTAAAATGGCGCTGGCTGGCAGTGTTGTGTTCTTTTCCATCCTGCATCATGCTATTTTTCATGTCCTTCATGCCTGAAACACCGAGATTTCTGCTGAATCAGAACAAACGCTCAGAAGCCATAGCTGCTTTGCGCTTTCTGCGGGGACCACATGCGGACCATGAATGGGAATGTACGCAGATTGAAGCTAGTGTTCAGGAAGAG GGACTGAATCTCTCTGAATTTAAGAACCCCTCAATCTACAGGCCACTTCTTATTGGTGTGTCTTTAATGTTCTTCCAGCAAGTAACAGGCATTAATGCAGTTATGTTTTATGCAGAAACTATCTTTGAAGATGCAAACTTCAAG GACAGCAGAATGGCTTCTGTTGTTGTGGGTTCCATACAAGTATGTTTCACTGCTGTGGCTGCACTTATCATAGATAAAACTGGACGAAAAGTGCTGCTTTACATATCTG GGATAATCATGGCTCTCAGTACGGCATTGTTTGGGCTTTACTTTAAAATGGTCCTTCCAAATCAAACCAACTCATCAAATCCTGATGTGTGGTTCGCTCTAAATTCAGCATCCCCAGGAACAGAAAGCAGCATATCCTGGCTTGCAGTAGTGAGCCTAGGGCTCTTTGTTGCTG GTTTTGCCCTTGGCTGGGGTCCTGTTCCATGGCTGGTGATATCTGAAATCTTCCCACTTAAAGCTAGAGGCATATCGAGTGGTGCTTGTGTGTTAACAAACTGGGTTATGGCCTTCTTGGTAACCAAAGAATTTAATGATTTAGTAGTAAGCATCGTAAATTACAATCTGAAGTTTCTTTTCATAGGGCAATTTATTAAGTATGCTCCTGAGAGAGCCTTGAGCCAGTCTTCTCTGGCAATACAGAACTGTAGTTGTACAGTAGTGAGCTGTAATAATGCGGTTTTTGTTGTAATAAcgtggtttttgttgtttcccCTCTCTCAGGGTTTCTTAACATCCTATGGCACGTTCTGGCTCttctctgccttctgctgcctCAATGTAACTTTTACAGCCTTTTATGTTCCTGAAACAAAAGGACAGACCCTGGAACAAATTGAGGCCTACTTCAGAAGATCTTAA